From a region of the Constantimarinum furrinae genome:
- a CDS encoding sulfatase-like hydrolase/transferase — translation MEGKRTGRSGGFFGLSGPHPLLIALAAGLYPLLHYYNGNFDIADSWIQLLFMLGLCLGLPILLVYVSKFVFRLGFLRKFKSYRLTAVNLVVFFGLLGLLIFHLNKKELAVVLLVSALASFLLYRFLGQVIILQLLLAVMSFVTLIPRGWFVLNYDAEWTQTPDAITEVVFKQNPNVYVIQPDGYTNFTELRKAPYNHRDKTFENYLTETGFINYPNFRSNYYSTLTSNSSMFAMKHHYYQNTYPGNLKTYGSQEVIVGSQNNVLKTFKKNGYKTHLVTDNSFFLTNRKLSSFDHCNIDQSEVKLYDTGGISGVDIIEDFQKLLHGQSDTSNFYFIEKTIPSHIQYTKAASLGVEMERETYLERLEEANDWLTQLITLIHTYDTDPLIILVGDHGGYVGLSYVKEVEQIKLSPLEATSVFSSLLSIKWPQGLNAEGIEFRSNVNLFRQLFAVMSGDKQWLNNLEANESFVPLYDGGSANFYKYIDDEGNSVFEQVETPN, via the coding sequence ATGGAGGGTAAGAGAACGGGCAGATCGGGTGGATTCTTCGGCCTGTCGGGCCCGCACCCCTTGCTTATTGCTTTAGCTGCCGGACTCTATCCATTACTGCATTATTACAACGGAAATTTCGATATTGCTGATAGCTGGATACAGTTGTTATTTATGCTGGGCTTGTGTCTGGGATTACCAATCCTGCTGGTTTATGTATCCAAATTCGTTTTTCGCCTTGGATTTTTGCGAAAATTTAAATCCTACCGACTTACAGCGGTGAATCTGGTGGTCTTCTTCGGATTGCTTGGCTTACTTATTTTTCACTTGAACAAAAAAGAGTTAGCCGTTGTACTACTGGTGTCGGCTTTGGCTAGTTTTTTATTATACCGTTTTTTAGGACAGGTAATTATTCTTCAGTTGCTCCTGGCAGTGATGAGTTTTGTGACACTCATTCCGCGGGGCTGGTTTGTTTTAAATTACGATGCAGAATGGACACAGACACCCGATGCGATCACCGAGGTGGTCTTTAAACAAAATCCCAATGTTTACGTGATTCAGCCGGATGGCTATACCAACTTTACCGAACTGAGAAAGGCACCTTATAACCACAGGGATAAAACCTTCGAAAATTATCTTACTGAAACCGGTTTTATTAATTACCCTAACTTCCGAAGCAATTATTATTCAACGTTAACATCCAATTCGTCCATGTTCGCGATGAAACACCACTATTATCAAAATACGTATCCCGGGAATTTAAAGACCTACGGCTCGCAGGAAGTGATTGTAGGATCGCAAAATAATGTATTAAAAACATTTAAGAAGAACGGTTATAAAACCCATCTGGTCACAGACAACTCTTTTTTTCTCACTAACCGGAAACTTTCAAGTTTCGATCATTGTAACATAGATCAGAGCGAAGTGAAATTATATGATACCGGTGGTATTTCGGGAGTGGACATCATTGAGGATTTTCAAAAGTTGCTTCATGGCCAGTCGGACACAAGCAATTTTTATTTTATAGAAAAGACTATCCCCAGTCACATACAGTATACCAAAGCTGCCTCTCTGGGTGTTGAAATGGAGCGGGAAACCTATCTTGAACGCCTCGAAGAAGCGAACGACTGGTTAACGCAGCTTATCACTCTCATTCATACCTATGACACGGATCCATTGATCATTTTGGTTGGAGATCACGGCGGATATGTTGGTCTAAGTTATGTCAAGGAGGTGGAACAGATAAAATTGAGTCCGTTAGAGGCTACCTCGGTATTCAGCAGTCTGCTTTCTATAAAATGGCCCCAAGGATTAAATGCTGAAGGAATTGAGTTCAGGTCTAATGTGAACTTATTCCGGCAGCTATTTGCGGTGATGAGCGGGGACAAGCAATGGCTCAATAATCTTGAAGCCAACGAAAGCTTTGTCCCTTTGTATGATGGGGGAAGTGCCAACTTTTATAAATATATTGATGATGAAGGAAATTCGGTTTTTGAGCAAGTAGAAACGCCGAATTAA
- a CDS encoding sulfatase-like hydrolase/transferase — protein sequence MKSDSGSKRIVRVSPIDAAIAAGLYPVFFYFTNNYTLVNTWEHLGYFALMFLLVPAVVFLIADRVFRWSFLSKWHKYVLPFLNSFVFLFLLKVCLYAGLQKKLILVILVLASVFSFFLYRHLKKLILLQFLLAAIGLFTLVPTVIKQLSFSTEWMKQPDDIASATFKKKPNVYFIEPDGYVNFSELKRGYYNYDNSDFENFVATQGFTHYADFRSNYASTLATNSATFMMKHHYYNKGTSFSEAIDARNVIISDNTVLNVFKKNGYKTHFLAEKPYLLLNRPEMGYDETNLDYGEVGFIGTGLGTRQDLMIPLKQYLAIESTQPKFFFVQIFNPGHIGRRAGKTAGAEEERRLWLESLERGNAVLKDMISAIKENDPEALIVLMADHGGFVGMDYTNQTYEKLQDRDLIYSIFSSNLLIHWPNDDIPEYDTTLISSVNLFRILFAYLTENEEYLEHLQDDESFVIVNKGAPKGVYRYLDNEGKVVFEKL from the coding sequence ATGAAAAGCGATTCGGGATCGAAACGTATTGTTAGGGTTAGCCCCATCGATGCTGCCATAGCGGCAGGGCTATATCCGGTCTTTTTTTACTTTACGAACAACTATACGCTGGTAAATACCTGGGAACATCTGGGTTATTTTGCACTGATGTTCTTATTGGTGCCGGCTGTAGTCTTTTTAATAGCTGATAGAGTTTTCAGGTGGTCATTTTTAAGCAAATGGCACAAATATGTACTCCCTTTTTTAAACAGTTTTGTTTTCCTTTTTCTTCTTAAAGTTTGCTTGTATGCCGGCCTTCAAAAGAAGTTGATACTGGTGATACTGGTATTGGCTTCGGTCTTTTCTTTTTTTCTGTACAGGCACCTAAAAAAGTTGATCCTGCTACAGTTTCTGTTGGCCGCTATAGGATTATTTACATTGGTACCCACAGTAATTAAGCAGCTTAGTTTTTCTACCGAATGGATGAAACAACCCGATGACATTGCTTCAGCTACCTTTAAGAAAAAACCGAATGTTTACTTTATTGAACCCGATGGCTATGTGAATTTCTCAGAATTGAAAAGGGGTTATTACAATTATGATAACTCCGATTTCGAAAATTTTGTCGCCACTCAGGGATTCACCCATTACGCGGACTTCCGCAGTAATTACGCCAGTACCCTGGCAACCAACAGTGCAACCTTTATGATGAAACATCATTATTACAATAAGGGCACCAGTTTTAGCGAAGCTATAGATGCCAGGAATGTTATTATTTCAGACAATACGGTTTTGAACGTATTTAAAAAGAATGGCTACAAAACTCATTTTCTGGCCGAGAAGCCTTATTTATTGCTCAATCGACCTGAAATGGGTTACGACGAGACTAATCTGGATTACGGTGAAGTTGGGTTTATTGGAACCGGCCTGGGAACGCGTCAGGATCTAATGATTCCTTTAAAGCAATATCTTGCGATTGAATCGACCCAACCTAAATTCTTTTTTGTCCAGATCTTTAATCCGGGACATATTGGAAGGAGAGCGGGTAAAACTGCCGGAGCGGAGGAAGAACGGAGGCTGTGGCTCGAAAGTCTGGAACGGGGGAATGCCGTACTTAAGGACATGATTAGTGCCATTAAAGAGAACGATCCCGAGGCATTGATTGTTCTCATGGCAGATCACGGAGGATTTGTTGGGATGGATTATACCAATCAGACGTATGAAAAACTACAGGATCGCGACCTTATTTACTCTATTTTTAGCAGCAATTTACTTATCCACTGGCCGAATGATGACATCCCGGAATACGATACTACATTGATATCGTCTGTTAATTTGTTTAGAATCCTATTTGCCTATTTGACTGAAAATGAAGAATACCTCGAACATCTGCAGGATGATGAGTCGTTTGTGATCGTTAATAAGGGCGCTCCAAAAGGCGTGTATAGATATCTGGATAATGAAGGAAAGGTTGTTTTTGAAAAGTTGTGA
- a CDS encoding sulfatase-like hydrolase/transferase, translated as MIKKFLKSEKRSPFIFGLAAGLYPVIFYYATNYTLINSWKHLGFFIALFLVAPIVSLFVVDKLTKLRSLHRFQHYALPFLNVFLFLFFLHLCLYASVQVWISLGLLILAGIIAFFLNKHSKKIVVLQFILAVIAFVSLVPTVINQLSYSDEWMILPDDIAEAQFVTKPNVYYIQPDGYVNFSEIEKGYYNIDNTVFKAFLKTQGFTLYEDFRSNYNSTLVSNTAIFSMRHHYHNSGFNFSETIDGRDIIITKNAVLDVFKKNGYKTHFFAESPYLLANHPEIGYDVTNFSLDEISYIGTGLEVSKEIFDPLKEYIDVETEQPKFFFVEIFKPGHVPSQKADSKGAEAEKQLWIERLQLANEKLRKTVNIIKERDPNALILIMADHGGYVGMDYMMQMRTRTEDRDQLFSIFSSQLAIHWPDNKAPRFDNTFKTTVNTFRILFSYLAQEEKYLKHLEEDVSFLIVKEGAPKGVYKCIDAEGNIIFEKI; from the coding sequence ATGATTAAGAAATTTTTAAAGAGCGAAAAAAGATCCCCGTTCATTTTCGGATTGGCGGCCGGATTGTATCCTGTTATTTTTTACTACGCCACCAATTATACCTTGATTAATTCGTGGAAACACCTGGGGTTTTTCATCGCTTTGTTTCTTGTGGCACCCATAGTTTCACTGTTTGTAGTAGATAAACTTACAAAGCTTAGATCCCTTCACAGGTTTCAACACTATGCCTTGCCCTTCCTCAATGTCTTCCTATTTCTGTTTTTTCTTCACTTGTGTTTGTACGCATCTGTTCAGGTATGGATCTCACTGGGATTATTGATATTGGCAGGAATCATTGCTTTTTTCCTGAACAAACACAGTAAAAAGATCGTGGTACTTCAATTTATTCTGGCGGTCATCGCCTTTGTGTCCTTGGTGCCAACAGTAATAAATCAGTTGAGCTACAGTGATGAATGGATGATACTACCAGACGATATCGCCGAGGCTCAATTTGTTACAAAACCCAATGTGTACTACATACAACCGGACGGTTATGTAAATTTTTCAGAAATCGAAAAAGGATATTACAATATCGATAATACAGTATTTAAAGCCTTTTTGAAGACACAGGGCTTTACCCTCTACGAGGACTTCCGAAGTAATTATAATTCGACATTGGTATCTAATACCGCTATCTTTTCTATGCGGCATCACTACCACAACAGCGGTTTTAATTTTAGCGAGACCATAGATGGGAGAGATATCATCATCACCAAAAATGCCGTGCTCGATGTTTTTAAGAAGAACGGTTATAAGACCCATTTTTTTGCCGAAAGTCCGTATCTGCTGGCCAATCACCCTGAAATAGGCTATGATGTCACCAATTTTTCCCTGGATGAGATCTCATATATTGGAACCGGTCTTGAGGTGAGTAAGGAAATCTTTGATCCGTTAAAGGAGTATATCGACGTGGAAACAGAGCAGCCTAAATTCTTCTTTGTAGAGATCTTTAAACCGGGACATGTACCTTCTCAAAAGGCAGATTCAAAAGGAGCCGAAGCCGAAAAGCAATTATGGATCGAGCGATTGCAACTGGCCAATGAAAAGTTACGTAAGACCGTTAATATTATAAAGGAACGCGACCCCAACGCACTTATCCTTATCATGGCAGATCACGGGGGCTATGTAGGTATGGATTATATGATGCAGATGCGGACCCGAACTGAGGACAGAGACCAATTATTTTCTATCTTTAGTTCCCAATTGGCCATACATTGGCCCGACAATAAAGCGCCTCGATTTGACAATACTTTTAAAACTACCGTGAATACATTTCGGATACTGTTTTCGTATCTGGCACAGGAGGAGAAATATCTGAAACATCTTGAGGAGGATGTAAGTTTTTTAATTGTAAAAGAAGGTGCGCCCAAAGGGGTGTACAAGTGTATCGATGCAGAAGGAAACATAATCTTTGAAAAAATTTAA
- a CDS encoding GNAT family N-acetyltransferase — protein MNYKVLKYTVDHRAAWDGFVDSAKNATFLFKRDFMEYHSDRFEDFSLMVFRDDVLYALLPANRKGNTVYSHQGLTYGSFMLQDSAKLLYSFEAFKAMLSFLSSEGIRELEIKVIPTFYNHMPADELEYFLYKAEAELTKRDVLMVIDYSHKLRFQKNRREGINKAIRNGLTVRIDDNFEGFWNTILIPNLNKKHGVQPVHRLEEIQLLARRFPENIKQVSVYNESGQLVAGTTVFLTETTVHPQYVSGNTDKNFYGSLDLAYDYIINELWQDKKYFDFNISSEDNGTMLNKGLIFWKESCGARTFTADNYLVETASYKKLNLKLK, from the coding sequence GTGAATTATAAGGTATTAAAATATACGGTTGACCATAGAGCTGCCTGGGACGGTTTTGTCGATAGTGCAAAGAATGCGACGTTTTTGTTTAAGCGTGACTTTATGGAGTATCACAGTGACCGATTCGAAGATTTTTCACTAATGGTTTTTAGGGATGATGTCCTGTACGCGCTACTTCCGGCAAATCGAAAAGGGAACACGGTATATTCCCATCAGGGGCTTACCTACGGTAGTTTTATGCTACAGGACAGCGCCAAATTGTTGTATAGTTTCGAGGCGTTTAAGGCTATGCTTTCCTTTCTTTCTTCGGAAGGGATCCGGGAGCTGGAAATTAAGGTGATCCCTACGTTTTACAACCATATGCCTGCCGATGAATTGGAGTATTTCTTGTACAAAGCTGAAGCAGAACTTACCAAACGTGATGTTCTTATGGTTATCGATTACAGCCATAAATTGCGATTTCAGAAGAACCGAAGGGAAGGGATTAACAAAGCAATTCGCAACGGATTGACAGTGAGGATCGATGATAATTTTGAAGGATTCTGGAATACCATTCTTATTCCTAATCTCAACAAAAAGCACGGTGTACAACCGGTTCATAGGTTAGAAGAGATACAATTACTAGCCAGACGTTTTCCTGAAAACATAAAACAAGTAAGTGTGTACAATGAATCGGGACAGCTGGTAGCCGGGACCACAGTTTTTTTAACCGAAACTACGGTGCATCCTCAATATGTGTCGGGAAATACGGATAAAAATTTTTACGGAAGTCTTGATCTCGCTTACGATTATATCATCAATGAGCTCTGGCAGGACAAAAAGTATTTCGATTTCAATATTTCTTCCGAAGATAACGGCACTATGCTTAATAAAGGACTTATTTTCTGGAAGGAAAGCTGCGGAGCGCGTACTTTTACTGCAGACAACTATTTGGTGGAAACCGCATCTTATAAAAAATTAAACCTGAAACTGAAGTGA
- a CDS encoding DegT/DnrJ/EryC1/StrS family aminotransferase, which yields MIPFLDLHKVNKRFESEFQEKFNTFLNSGSYILGKEVKAFEEEFAAFCGVDHCIGVGNGLDALRLILEGYKVLNRLKSGDEVLVASNTFIATIVAIKQAGLTPVLVEADAESFNFSNQSILENISEKTKVIMPVHLYGQLSPMDNIKELAKEHDLLVIEDAAQAHGAEYSDGRLAGNLGDAAGFSFYPTKNLGALGDGGAVTTNNADLANAIRMLRNYGASTKYVNEILGVNSRLDELQAIMLRCKLPELEADNKKRIEIAKRYISEIKNDRILLPKFSGKDDHVFHLFVICTKERDELMDYLKDKKVGCLIHYPIPPHKQEALKEFNHLSFPVAEKIHDEVLSLPMSPVLSDEEVSRVIDVLNEF from the coding sequence GTGATCCCATTTTTAGACTTACATAAGGTTAATAAACGATTTGAATCTGAATTTCAGGAAAAATTCAACACCTTCTTGAATTCTGGTTCTTATATCCTTGGAAAGGAAGTAAAGGCCTTTGAAGAAGAATTCGCTGCTTTTTGCGGCGTAGATCATTGTATTGGTGTGGGCAACGGACTCGATGCCTTGCGACTTATTCTCGAAGGATATAAAGTGTTAAACCGACTTAAGTCGGGAGATGAAGTACTTGTGGCTTCCAATACTTTTATAGCTACTATTGTTGCCATAAAACAGGCCGGACTCACCCCGGTATTGGTTGAAGCCGACGCTGAGAGCTTTAATTTCAGTAATCAATCCATTTTGGAAAATATAAGTGAGAAGACCAAAGTCATCATGCCGGTGCATCTCTACGGACAACTATCTCCAATGGATAATATCAAAGAGCTTGCAAAAGAACATGACTTGCTGGTGATTGAAGATGCGGCTCAGGCTCATGGGGCGGAGTACAGCGATGGTAGACTGGCAGGAAATTTAGGGGATGCAGCCGGATTTAGTTTTTACCCCACCAAAAATCTGGGGGCACTTGGTGACGGGGGAGCGGTAACTACAAACAATGCCGATCTGGCCAATGCGATTAGAATGCTTCGAAATTATGGAGCATCCACAAAATATGTCAATGAGATACTAGGAGTAAATTCGAGACTAGACGAATTACAGGCCATAATGCTTAGGTGCAAGCTCCCCGAACTAGAAGCGGATAATAAGAAGCGAATTGAAATTGCGAAACGATATATTTCAGAAATAAAGAATGATAGAATTTTGCTCCCTAAATTTAGTGGTAAAGATGATCATGTCTTTCATTTGTTTGTGATCTGCACGAAGGAACGGGATGAGCTAATGGATTATCTGAAAGATAAAAAAGTGGGCTGCCTTATCCATTACCCAATTCCGCCTCATAAGCAGGAAGCACTAAAGGAGTTCAATCACTTAAGCTTCCCTGTTGCCGAGAAAATACACGATGAGGTGTTGAGTTTACCTATGAGTCCGGTATTATCAGATGAAGAGGTGAGTCGAGTTATCGATGTGCTTAATGAGTTTTAG
- a CDS encoding O-antigen translocase → MKIPQFIRGNLLLKMTSLNATVIAIRLVVSLFIQRLLAEIVGEAGISKIGQLRNLTQLLTSVSSVGVFNGVVKYVAEHKDDKEQLQKLFSTAFVFVVLSIVITGVTLFFAANIISNYLFTTSEYAYIIKLIAVTIPFIGIHRVFNGVVNGLSQYKKFAKIDLLGYLLSAVLTVILLLQYNIDGALVAIAITPVLQLIVLLYIFIKVLREYIQFSSLQFKVPLARSLLAFSLMSFFSTVLINFVEIDVRTMIVNRITEVDAGIWTAMTFISKNYMVFSAAIFTLYVLPKFASIHTETGFKKELLSIYKTLLPIFGAGMILVYLLRYQVIEIIYPDFTTMAPLFKWQLAGDFVRLGSLVLAHQFLAKKMVRNFIFTELLSLGLFYGLAYYLVGDYGVEGVVMAHFIRYVIYFLVVLILVWRYFRIQKRTIPNDSED, encoded by the coding sequence TTGAAAATCCCTCAATTTATACGTGGTAATCTTCTCTTAAAGATGACTTCCTTGAATGCCACAGTGATCGCGATCCGCTTGGTGGTTTCACTGTTTATCCAGCGATTGTTAGCCGAAATAGTAGGAGAGGCGGGAATCTCGAAAATTGGGCAGTTGCGAAACCTAACCCAACTCTTAACCTCTGTTTCCAGTGTAGGTGTTTTTAACGGTGTAGTAAAATATGTAGCCGAACATAAGGACGATAAAGAGCAGTTACAAAAGTTATTTTCCACGGCCTTCGTGTTCGTCGTTTTAAGTATTGTAATTACAGGGGTAACATTATTCTTCGCTGCCAACATAATAAGCAATTATCTGTTTACAACTTCAGAATATGCGTATATCATAAAACTTATCGCAGTAACCATCCCGTTCATAGGAATTCATCGTGTATTTAACGGAGTGGTAAACGGTTTGTCGCAGTATAAGAAGTTTGCAAAGATCGATCTGCTCGGCTATCTGTTAAGTGCAGTTCTTACTGTTATATTGCTCCTGCAGTACAACATTGATGGTGCCTTAGTGGCCATTGCCATAACTCCAGTTCTTCAGCTCATTGTATTGCTCTATATCTTTATAAAAGTACTTCGTGAATACATTCAGTTTTCCAGTTTACAATTTAAGGTACCGCTGGCAAGGAGTCTGCTGGCATTTTCGTTAATGTCCTTCTTTTCTACAGTGCTGATCAACTTTGTTGAAATTGATGTGCGTACCATGATCGTAAACCGAATCACCGAAGTAGATGCGGGAATCTGGACGGCAATGACCTTTATTTCTAAGAATTATATGGTCTTCTCTGCGGCGATATTTACACTTTATGTACTACCAAAATTTGCCAGCATACATACCGAAACAGGCTTCAAGAAGGAATTGTTGTCCATCTATAAAACATTGCTCCCCATTTTTGGGGCTGGAATGATCCTGGTGTATTTGTTGAGGTATCAGGTAATAGAGATCATTTATCCCGACTTTACAACGATGGCCCCTCTGTTTAAATGGCAGTTGGCAGGTGATTTTGTTCGACTCGGATCCTTGGTGTTGGCCCATCAATTTTTAGCGAAAAAAATGGTGAGAAACTTTATCTTTACCGAGCTTTTATCTTTGGGACTTTTCTACGGACTTGCCTATTATCTGGTAGGAGATTATGGTGTAGAAGGGGTGGTAATGGCCCATTTTATTAGATATGTGATTTACTTTTTAGTAGTACTGATTTTAGTGTGGAGATATTTCAGAATACAAAAAAGAACAATTCCGAATGATTCGGAGGATTAA
- a CDS encoding phytanoyl-CoA dioxygenase family protein: MECQLKIDNEPFHFQVEGDFFWGEGGALFETENNIISKTSWKEAGYSVVDAFIEDEFERFNRSVRDNIVKAMLDSGIEVDTESFQLKDYHKVVTNDADHLKVINITRNLTNDDIDFDIDKLADRFGKVLGYTLTSWIEALQKSHIQIRISRPSTLDINPPHRDGYLDYWKNIINVWVPVEGCNEQTSLPVVPGSHLIAEHEILRTESKGAKINGNTYFVPCILKTKNGNLNMIRPNPKEGQALIFTPFLIHGAAVNRSEVTRVSIELRFPKIDA; the protein is encoded by the coding sequence ATGGAGTGCCAGTTAAAAATAGACAATGAACCTTTTCATTTTCAAGTGGAAGGAGACTTCTTTTGGGGAGAGGGAGGCGCGTTGTTCGAAACCGAAAATAATATTATTTCGAAAACTTCATGGAAAGAAGCAGGATATAGCGTTGTCGATGCATTTATAGAAGATGAATTTGAGCGGTTTAATCGGTCGGTACGCGATAATATCGTTAAAGCCATGCTGGATAGCGGGATAGAGGTAGACACAGAGTCTTTTCAACTTAAAGACTATCACAAGGTGGTTACCAATGATGCCGATCATCTTAAAGTGATCAATATTACTCGAAATCTCACCAATGACGATATCGATTTCGACATCGATAAGCTGGCAGATCGCTTCGGAAAGGTATTGGGTTATACATTAACTTCTTGGATAGAAGCCCTTCAGAAAAGCCACATACAAATTAGGATAAGCAGACCCAGCACCCTGGATATCAATCCGCCTCATCGCGATGGTTATCTGGATTATTGGAAGAATATCATTAATGTTTGGGTGCCGGTAGAAGGCTGCAATGAGCAAACGTCGTTGCCGGTGGTTCCCGGTAGCCATCTAATTGCTGAACACGAGATACTACGCACCGAAAGTAAAGGTGCCAAGATAAACGGGAATACTTATTTTGTTCCCTGTATCCTGAAAACAAAAAACGGAAACCTCAATATGATACGGCCTAATCCCAAAGAAGGTCAGGCCCTTATTTTTACGCCTTTCCTAATTCACGGGGCAGCGGTAAACCGAAGCGAAGTAACCAGGGTTTCCATCGAATTGCGATTTCCAAAGATCGATGCCTAA
- a CDS encoding glycosyltransferase: protein MKILLVGEYNSSHKTLKDGLVALGHEVTVVGLGDGFKKRMVDVNFEDKYTSGLPLFLKKVWFRLFKTDLTSLSIKKQFFRNKSIFENNDIVQLINENSFQCLPPIERDLLRYIFDHNPNVFLLSCGTDHLSVTYAMEKKFRYSILTPYFEQKGNLKLYQPILKYITPPYKALHQFIYSNIKGIIASDLDYHIPLLGDPKYLGLAPNPIDLSEIAYIPMDISDKIHIFHGINRANYYKKGNDLFEAALAIIQKKYPEKVKITTVVSVPYNEYIKAYDKAHILLDQVYAYDQGFNALEGMAKGKVVFTGAEQEWLDYHGLEADTVAINALPDPESIAEKLVWLIENPEKITEISKNAREFVTKYHDHKVSAKNYLDKWQSAI from the coding sequence ATGAAAATATTGTTGGTGGGAGAATACAACTCCTCCCATAAGACGCTAAAGGACGGTTTGGTTGCGCTGGGACATGAGGTCACCGTTGTGGGACTGGGCGACGGTTTTAAAAAACGAATGGTCGATGTTAATTTTGAGGATAAGTACACTTCCGGGTTGCCCTTATTTTTGAAAAAAGTATGGTTCCGCCTTTTTAAGACCGACCTTACTTCACTTTCCATCAAAAAGCAATTTTTCAGAAACAAATCTATCTTTGAAAACAACGATATCGTACAACTCATAAATGAAAATTCCTTTCAGTGTCTTCCTCCTATTGAAAGAGATTTGCTCCGCTATATCTTTGATCACAACCCCAATGTGTTTTTGCTGTCCTGCGGGACAGATCATTTAAGTGTGACCTATGCGATGGAAAAGAAATTCAGATATTCCATCCTTACACCTTATTTTGAGCAAAAGGGGAATTTAAAACTGTATCAGCCCATTTTAAAATATATCACCCCACCTTATAAAGCACTGCATCAATTTATTTATTCGAATATCAAAGGAATCATTGCTTCAGATCTGGATTATCACATTCCCCTATTAGGTGATCCCAAGTATCTCGGACTCGCGCCCAACCCTATTGATCTTTCGGAAATAGCCTATATTCCGATGGATATTTCAGATAAAATTCACATTTTTCACGGCATCAACCGGGCAAATTATTACAAAAAGGGAAACGATCTTTTTGAGGCGGCTTTGGCGATCATTCAGAAAAAATATCCTGAAAAAGTAAAAATTACCACGGTGGTGAGTGTGCCCTATAACGAATACATTAAGGCCTACGACAAGGCACATATCTTACTGGATCAGGTTTATGCCTACGACCAAGGATTTAATGCGCTCGAAGGAATGGCCAAGGGAAAAGTAGTATTTACGGGGGCCGAACAGGAATGGCTGGATTACCACGGTTTGGAAGCCGATACGGTAGCGATCAACGCACTACCCGACCCTGAATCAATTGCAGAAAAATTAGTTTGGCTGATAGAAAACCCTGAGAAAATCACTGAAATCTCAAAAAACGCCCGGGAATTTGTCACAAAATATCACGATCATAAAGTGTCGGCTAAAAATTATCTAGACAAATGGCAAAGCGCAATTTAG
- a CDS encoding glycosyltransferase, translated as MQSKNNKICITSISLGKGGAERSAAMLTQMLDELGYEVHLVVLNDDIDFPFSGKLLNLGTLKKAKDPIWNRLQRFKKFRKYLVEHQISVVIDHRPKNQYLRELYYANYVYKGIERIYVFHSSNKEEYLTRYPKKFVRLCNNNRANVGVSDYISSSILQQHGMENVNTIHNAFDTNWASEDVTLPAELQHKQYLLSYGRMVDAIKDFSFLIRSFSESEVWKDDIYLVLLGDGPDKEKLQALAGTLNGGTYILFLPFTENPFPIVSKAEFVTLTSTYEGFPMVLVESLSLGTPVVSLDITSGPAEIVQHGENGLLIQKRSIPLFAEAIKEFISNTELHKKCSAKAKKSVKDFSMEVIAKKWQSILQHD; from the coding sequence TTGCAAAGTAAGAATAATAAAATTTGTATCACATCCATTTCGTTGGGAAAAGGTGGCGCCGAGCGTTCGGCTGCCATGCTCACTCAAATGCTTGATGAGCTTGGATATGAGGTCCATCTTGTGGTGCTCAATGACGACATCGACTTCCCCTTTTCCGGGAAACTGCTTAACCTGGGTACGCTAAAAAAAGCAAAGGATCCTATTTGGAATCGCTTACAACGATTTAAAAAATTCAGAAAATATCTTGTCGAACATCAAATTAGTGTCGTAATAGATCACCGACCTAAAAATCAATACCTAAGAGAGTTGTATTATGCCAACTACGTCTATAAAGGAATAGAACGGATCTATGTATTTCACAGCAGTAATAAGGAAGAATACCTCACCCGCTATCCAAAGAAGTTTGTGCGTCTGTGCAACAACAACAGGGCTAATGTGGGTGTTTCAGATTATATTTCTTCAAGTATTCTTCAGCAACACGGGATGGAAAACGTAAATACCATTCACAATGCTTTTGATACAAATTGGGCTTCGGAAGATGTAACCCTTCCTGCGGAACTTCAGCATAAACAATACCTACTCTCCTACGGACGAATGGTCGATGCCATTAAGGATTTTAGTTTTTTGATCAGATCTTTTTCTGAATCTGAAGTATGGAAAGACGATATTTATCTGGTCTTGTTGGGCGATGGACCCGATAAAGAAAAGTTACAAGCATTGGCCGGCACGTTAAACGGAGGAACCTATATTCTTTTTTTACCCTTTACTGAAAATCCATTTCCTATAGTGAGCAAGGCAGAGTTCGTCACCCTTACCAGTACCTATGAAGGATTCCCCATGGTGTTAGTAGAATCCTTATCATTGGGAACTCCGGTGGTTTCCTTGGATATCACATCGGGGCCGGCAGAGATTGTACAGCACGGTGAAAATGGTTTGTTAATACAAAAAAGAAGCATACCTTTATTTGCTGAAGCCATTAAAGAATTTATTTCGAATACAGAATTACATAAGAAGTGCAGTGCCAAGGCAAAAAAATCGGTTAAGGATTTTTCGATGGAAGTCATTGCAAAGAAATGGCAAAGTATATTGCAACATGATTGA